The Desulfonatronospira thiodismutans ASO3-1 DNA segment GGTGGAGTCCAATTTCGACGCCCGGGCGGTATCTCTGGCCGGAGCCCAGGGTCTGATGCAGATCATGCCCGAGACGCAAAAAGACCTGGGCCTGAAAGACCCCTTTGACGCAGATTCCAATGTGGAGGCCGGCGTCAGGTACTACAGATGGCTTTTAAACCGCTTTCAGGACACCGAGCTTGCCCTGGCTGCATATAATGCCGGCCCGTCCAGGGTGGAAAAATATGGTGGCATCCCTCCTTTTGAGGAAACCGTAAACTATGTTGACAGGGTCCTGGACATTTACAACAACTCCAAACAGGTCCGGTGAAAACCATGTTCAATCTGCCCAACAGCCTGACATTCGCCCGAATTGCCACTGTTCCCATTATAGTAATCCTTCTCTATTTTCCTTCCAGGACTACTGCGGCGGCAGCCATGCTCATCTTTATCATAGCTTCCCTGACCGACCTCTTTGACGGTCTTCTGGCCAGGCGATACAACCAGGTAACCAAAATGGGCAAGTTCCTGGACCCCCTGGCAGACAAAATCCTCATTACAGCAGTACTCATAATGCTGGTGCACAACAGCTGGCTGCATGCCTGGATTGCCATAGTGATAATCACCAGGGAGATAACCGTCACCGGATTAAGAGCCATTGCTGCGGAGCAAAGCATTGTCATATCCGCTGACAGGTACGGCAAACTGAAAACCATTTTCCAGGTTGTAGCCCTTTGTCCTCTGATGCTTCATTACCCCTGGTGGGGTTTTGATCCCACCCTGCTGGGACAGATCCTGATTCACATCGCCATGATCCTGGCGGTTGTTTCCGGGATCAATTATCTGAGGGTGTTTTACGTGCAGGCCTTTCGGTAACCAGAAGACAGGAATCAGGGATCAGGGGTCAGAAGGCAGGAACCAGAAGTCAGAAATAAGAAATAAGAGGACAGAGGTCAGAAGGCAGGGGACAAAAACGTTCAAGATACCAAGGGAGATGACACATGGCTCAGATAGATGCTTTTTTCAAGATGATGCATGAACTTGGGGCTTCGGACCTGCATCTTTCCACGGGTTCTCAGCCCATCATCCGCCTGCACGGCGAACTGCAGCGCATCAAGTACAAGGCCCTGGAAAACGAAGAACTGAAAAAAATGCTTTATGAAATCACCCCGGAAAACAAGGTCAAGGTCTTCGAGGAAACCGGGGATGTGGACTTTTCCTATGAAGTGCCCAACGTGGCCAGATACAGGGTCAATTTCTTCTGGCAGCGACTGGGCGTAGCTGCAGTCTTCCGGGAGATTCCCCAGAAAATCCTGTCCATTGAGGATCTCGGCCTGCCCGGGATCATGAAGCGCCTGGCCATGCTGCCCAAGGGGCTGGTCCTGGTCACCGGACCCACCGGAAGCGGAAAATCCACCACCCTGGCCGCATGCATCGACTACGCCAACAAGACCCGCAAGGATCATATCCTGACCATTGAAGATCCCATAGAATTTGTGCACCAGCCAGAAAACTGCCTGATAAACCAGCGCGAGGTGGGCCGGGATACCCAGAGCTTCAAATCCGCCCTTCGCGGAGCCCTGCGCGAAGACCCGGACATCATCCTGGTGGGAGAACTGCGGGACCTGGAAACCATTGAACTGGCCCTGGAAGCCTCGGAGACAGGCCACCTGGTATTCGGCACCCTGCATACTATTTCCGCTTCCAAGACCATCGACCGCATTATCGAAGTTTTTCCCGGTGAAATGCAGGGGCAGATACGATCCAGCCTGTCCGAATCCCTGCGGGCCATCATCGCCCAGAGCCTGTTCAAGCGCATAGACAAGCCCGGAAGGGTGGCCGCCCTGGAAATTCTCATCGCCACCCCTGCAGTTAGAAACCTCATACGGGAAAACAAAAACTTCCAGATAAATTCCGTCATTGAAACCGGAAAAAAATTCGGCATGCAGACTCTGGACGAATCCATCATGAAACACCTGCAGCAAAGCCGCATCGACCCTGAAGACGCCTACAACAAGGCCGTTAACAAGGCCAAGTTTAAAGATTATCTCAAAGACACCCCCCAGGACTTTACAGAGGTGTAACTATGCTCAAATCGCAGCTGAATCACATCATTGGACAGATACTCTCAAAGCACCCGGACCTGTCGGATATCATCCTCACCGCGGGCAAGCCCATCCAGGTAGAGGTCCACGGGCAGCTGGCCGATGCCCGCATCAGCCCGGATATGGGCAACCTGGTTCCCTTCCAGGTGGAAGCCATGGCTATGGCCATGATGGGAAGCGATCTAAGACTTTACCGGGACCAGGCCCGCACAGGCTCCTGTGATCTGTCCTACGAACTGCCCGGGCAGTCCAGGTTCAGGGTCAACGTGTTCGGGCAGAAGGGTTCTCTGGCCGTGGTCATGCGCAAGCTTGCCATGCATGTCCCCAGCCTGGAGGATCTGGCCCTGCCGCAGATATTTCAGGATATGGCCAGGGAAAAATACGGACTGATCCTGGTCACCGGAGGCACCGGAACCGGTAAATCCACCTCCCTTGCGGCCCTCATCAACGAAATAAACTCCAGGGAAAGCAAGCACATCGTCACCCTGGAAGACCCGGTGGAATTTACCCATCCCCACAAAAAAGGGGTAATCAATCAAAGGGAAATGGGCAGGGACTTCGACAGCTTCGCCTCGGGCCTGCGGGCTGCTCTGCGCCAGGCTCCCAAAGTAATCCTGGTGGGGGAAATAAGAGACCGGCAAACAGTGGGCATTGCCCTGGAAGCAGCCGAAACAGGCCACTTAGTCCTGGGCACCCTGCATACCAGCGATGCCGGCCAGACCGTCAACCGCATCATAGCCATGTTTGAATTAAGCGAAGAACAGCTCATCCGCTCCAGGCTGGCGGACAGCCTCAAATACGTGGTCTCCCAGAGGCTTCTGCCCAGGACTGACGGCGGACGCGTGGCCGCCTTCGAGATCCTGAGCTCCAACCTGCGCATACGCGACGTAATCATGAACGGGGAAACCGAGGAAAAGACCTTTTACAATGTTATTTCCGCAGGAGAGACTTACGGCATGGCCACGTTTGACCAGTACCTCATGCGGCTTTACAAGGAAGGTATAATAGCCGAAGAGACGGCCATGTTAAGCGCCTCGGACAAGTCCCGTCTGAAGCAGATGATAGACAGGGAGAAATCCCTCAAGGGCGAGAAAGTCACGGATATAGACGGTCTGGAACTGGACCTGGACTATGAAAACAGAAACAGGTAAGATGCACATACACCTTTCATGGACCTTCTTGGGCTTCATGGTGGGCATCTCTTGATCTGCGCGTGTGAACAATTAGAAGACAAATATAACACTTATATCGTTACAGATCCTTAGCTGGTACCAACTTTTTTCAATGAGGTTATTAACTCATGAATCAGGATGCAATACCTAACGAAAATGCATCAGTAGAGCCGGACCTGTTCCCCCCCGGCTCCAGGGCCTGTTTTATTTTTACTCACGAAAAAGGGCTTACGGAAAAATTAGTTACCATATTCGAATCCCAGGGGTATTATACAGCCACGGCTGACGATCCGGGACAGGGGGTGGCCAAACTTCGCCTGAACAGGTACGATGTGGCTGTGGTACAGCATAACAGCAGCAATGCCTCCATGTTTGAGGAGATAAATTCATGGCCCGGCAACACCAGGCGGGCCATGAACCTGATCGTTCTGGGCGGTGAAGCGCCCAGCATGCACCAGAGCCAGTCCTTAGTGCTTGGTGCCAACTTTTACCTCAACATCGATGATTCAGACAACCTGGAAGAACTTATTATGCAGTGCCTCAGGGGATACCAGCTTTACTATCACCCTTGGCACAAGGTTTTGGAGGAAATGAATGATTAATGAAAAGACAATACTTCAGGCCAGGCTCAAAAACTGCCTGTTGACCATTGTAGAAATGGAACCCCTGCTGAGCAGGATTTCTGTCCACCATGAACTGAAAAAAGAGTTCAGGCAACTCAAGGAAATTTCCGGTAAAATCGCCGGCATGGAGCTTTCAGACGCTGAAGTTGAACGTATTGAAAACGCCACGGAAGTATTTTTGAAAGAACTGGAGATCCCCGGGGAATTTCTGCCCCAGGAAAACCACGAAACTCTGCAGTAAGCTCCAGGGCTTCAAATTTTTTCGGATATCTTCCAGACCGGCTCCGGATGAAAGAATTACCATGCTCATCAGGCTCATCGTACTTATCCTGCTCGGTGCAAACATAGTCCTGGCCTACCAGCTTTACTGGGGGCCCAGCAGCGTACCGGTCTACCTGGAAAACAAAGAGACTTTTCAGGAACTCAAGCAGGAAAACAAGGCGCTTTTAGAGGAAAACAAGCAGCTCAGCAAAGAAATAAAGCACCTGCGCAGCAGAAAGGACTTCATCAAGGAGGCTGTGCGCAAGGAAATGGGATACGTACGCGAAGACGAGGTAATGTACTACTTTTCCGATTAAATGTGCGTGTTTGACTTGTCCGGGGCGGGCTTTTTCCGCAGCAGAAAATCAAAAACCGAAAAAAGGCACAACGGGACAATGCATGAGCCAAGACAGAATTGACTTCTACGAACAGGTGCTGGAGCTTGAGCCCGGCTCCAAGCTTTTCTACACCCTGGCCAGACTCTACTGCGAACATGACCACCTGGAAAAAGCCCAGGCAGTTCTGGAATCCGGCCTGGAAAAGCACCCCGAGCACATGCAGGCCAGACTTCTTCTGGCATCGGTCATGGAGCGCGCCGGCAATTCAAGTGCCGCCCGGGGGGTTTACCGGGAGATATTCGACAGGGTCCTGGATTCACCGGAATTCTGGTCAGGACTGGCTGCTGCCTTCAAAGAGGAAGGCCGTGATGAGCCAGCCCTTGCTGCTGCTTTTCTGTCCTCGTGGATATCTGATCATTCCCTTACTTGGTCCCGGGTTTTTCAAAACGGCCTGGACCATCTAAAAAAATCCCATGTTCCGGAAACACCCCCTGCTGAGCCAGCCCCTGCCCATCCGCACCCGGAACCTGAACCGGACGAATCAGATCCAGAACCTGATGAATCAGATCCAGAACCTGACACAGAGCCTGCAAATGACGCCAGCCGGGATTTCTCCTTAGAGCCTCTGGACAGCGAGGACACGCAGATACCTGGCGAGGAAGCTGCTCATGAAGCCCCCCTGGAAAGCATGGATGCCGTAGAGGAAGATGCGCAGCCCGAAGCATCCCATGAGGATTTCCCCGAGCTTTCCGAACCCCAGAAAGCCCCTGAAGAGGAGCCTGATGCTGTCGAACACGAAATGGAGCATGCCACTACCCAGGCCGGCGAAGATGCGCCTCTTCATGAAGAAGCAAACCAGCACGATGAACTGCAGGAAATCGAGCCGGGCAGCATCGCCGGGGAAGAAGAGTTCGACGATCCGGAAGAAGTGGAGGATATAAAATTTGAAGACGATGCCAGGACAAGATCCATGGCTGACCTGCTGGCCGCCCAGGAAGAGTATCAAAAGGCTCTGGACATCTACAGGGAACTCTGGGTTAGAAGTCTGCCCGGCCCGGAACGACTGGAACTGGAAAGCATTATATCCGGACTGCAACAAACACTGGGCCTGGACCATGATAGCCGGGACCAGTCTCCTGTGACGGCTGAGATGGAAGAACCTTCAGCCCTCAACACCGATCCTGCTGCCCGGCAGCCTGACAACACAGATGAAAAAGAGCCGCAGCAATTTCTTGAAGACCGGGAAAAAAACTTCCTGGAAACTGATCCTGAAGATGCAGGGGAAAAGGAAAAAAGCACAGACAGGGAGGCTTCGGATAAAAAAGAGGTCATGAGTTTTCTTTCCCGCCTTGCTGACAGACTGGATAAAAAATAGGAAAGGGAAGGGATAAGGAAGGGATCTCATACAACCACCCCCGGCCCCTCCTTGGCTAAGGAGGGGAGTTTACGCCGTGCACGTAATTCTATCCAGCGGGGCAGGCTGGGTGTCAGATAAAGTTGCCAACATGTTTGTTTGAAATTTGTGCTGATATCGTATCTCAATTGGGGACAGTCCCGCACCTACTTGGGAATGATTTCATGAAATCGCTGGAACTTGCTGAGAAATCAAGTAGGTGCGGGACAGTCCCCGGAAGTCAGTCATAAGTTTCCCTGCAGCATTAAAATGAATTCCTGAATCCCCCAATTCCTGAATTCTTGAATTCCTGAATCCCCCAATCCCCCAATCCCTGAATCTAATCCTTCAACTGGCCAAGCTCGCTGCTGACCTCCTGGATCTCCTGCTCCAGCTTTTCCTTTTCTTCTTCAAGGCCTTTTATCATCTCCTTTATCCGGGCCTCCTTGGCGATTATCTTATGCTCCCTGGCCCTTATTTCCGCATGCATCTGGATATACTTGTACCCCAGAAACCAGGAGCAAAAAACCAGCAGCAGCAATGTCCAAAGAATAAAATACATCAGTCTTTCTGCACCTTTTTTTTGGCTTTACGCAGATCCTCTGGCTGAACAAAACCCAGAAGAACCATGGCGTCTTCCACTGCAAGCCCGGCGTTGTCCCCTTTTTCAAGGTACTGCCTGGCCTTTTCAATGTGCTTGTGTTCAACTATACCTTTATTGAGCAGATACGAAAGGCTCTCCGGGAGCTGATCCTCAGCCCATTCCTGATCATGTTCCTGCTCTTTCTGCCTGGTTTCACTGTTCATGTCCTGAACCTTTTTCCGGTCCTGCAGCTCGCTTCTCAGCCTGTTTTTCTTGAGCTTGAGATCCCCGACCTCTTTTGTCAGTTCGTTATAATGCTTC contains these protein-coding regions:
- a CDS encoding transglycosylase SLT domain-containing protein — protein: MSFIQAAGIMGAVYLLLAGQPAWAGQGTIYYYQDESGTHHFTDLPTSQKYRPFAFFGRTQEKTPGQLEQSIVTYSRRYQVDPDLIRAMIQVESNFDARAVSLAGAQGLMQIMPETQKDLGLKDPFDADSNVEAGVRYYRWLLNRFQDTELALAAYNAGPSRVEKYGGIPPFEETVNYVDRVLDIYNNSKQVR
- a CDS encoding type IV pilus twitching motility protein PilT, whose translation is MAQIDAFFKMMHELGASDLHLSTGSQPIIRLHGELQRIKYKALENEELKKMLYEITPENKVKVFEETGDVDFSYEVPNVARYRVNFFWQRLGVAAVFREIPQKILSIEDLGLPGIMKRLAMLPKGLVLVTGPTGSGKSTTLAACIDYANKTRKDHILTIEDPIEFVHQPENCLINQREVGRDTQSFKSALRGALREDPDIILVGELRDLETIELALEASETGHLVFGTLHTISASKTIDRIIEVFPGEMQGQIRSSLSESLRAIIAQSLFKRIDKPGRVAALEILIATPAVRNLIRENKNFQINSVIETGKKFGMQTLDESIMKHLQQSRIDPEDAYNKAVNKAKFKDYLKDTPQDFTEV
- a CDS encoding transcriptional regulator, producing the protein MNQDAIPNENASVEPDLFPPGSRACFIFTHEKGLTEKLVTIFESQGYYTATADDPGQGVAKLRLNRYDVAVVQHNSSNASMFEEINSWPGNTRRAMNLIVLGGEAPSMHQSQSLVLGANFYLNIDDSDNLEELIMQCLRGYQLYYHPWHKVLEEMND
- the pgsA gene encoding CDP-diacylglycerol--glycerol-3-phosphate 3-phosphatidyltransferase encodes the protein MFNLPNSLTFARIATVPIIVILLYFPSRTTAAAAMLIFIIASLTDLFDGLLARRYNQVTKMGKFLDPLADKILITAVLIMLVHNSWLHAWIAIVIITREITVTGLRAIAAEQSIVISADRYGKLKTIFQVVALCPLMLHYPWWGFDPTLLGQILIHIAMILAVVSGINYLRVFYVQAFR
- a CDS encoding type IV pilus twitching motility protein PilT, which codes for MLKSQLNHIIGQILSKHPDLSDIILTAGKPIQVEVHGQLADARISPDMGNLVPFQVEAMAMAMMGSDLRLYRDQARTGSCDLSYELPGQSRFRVNVFGQKGSLAVVMRKLAMHVPSLEDLALPQIFQDMAREKYGLILVTGGTGTGKSTSLAALINEINSRESKHIVTLEDPVEFTHPHKKGVINQREMGRDFDSFASGLRAALRQAPKVILVGEIRDRQTVGIALEAAETGHLVLGTLHTSDAGQTVNRIIAMFELSEEQLIRSRLADSLKYVVSQRLLPRTDGGRVAAFEILSSNLRIRDVIMNGETEEKTFYNVISAGETYGMATFDQYLMRLYKEGIIAEETAMLSASDKSRLKQMIDREKSLKGEKVTDIDGLELDLDYENRNR
- a CDS encoding tetratricopeptide repeat protein, whose translation is MSQDRIDFYEQVLELEPGSKLFYTLARLYCEHDHLEKAQAVLESGLEKHPEHMQARLLLASVMERAGNSSAARGVYREIFDRVLDSPEFWSGLAAAFKEEGRDEPALAAAFLSSWISDHSLTWSRVFQNGLDHLKKSHVPETPPAEPAPAHPHPEPEPDESDPEPDESDPEPDTEPANDASRDFSLEPLDSEDTQIPGEEAAHEAPLESMDAVEEDAQPEASHEDFPELSEPQKAPEEEPDAVEHEMEHATTQAGEDAPLHEEANQHDELQEIEPGSIAGEEEFDDPEEVEDIKFEDDARTRSMADLLAAQEEYQKALDIYRELWVRSLPGPERLELESIISGLQQTLGLDHDSRDQSPVTAEMEEPSALNTDPAARQPDNTDEKEPQQFLEDREKNFLETDPEDAGEKEKSTDREASDKKEVMSFLSRLADRLDKK
- a CDS encoding FtsB family cell division protein; the encoded protein is MLIRLIVLILLGANIVLAYQLYWGPSSVPVYLENKETFQELKQENKALLEENKQLSKEIKHLRSRKDFIKEAVRKEMGYVREDEVMYYFSD